The stretch of DNA GAAAGCGATCGATTTTGAAGATGAATCCCAGGAATCCTTCGGGGTCGGAAAAATCGAGGACTTTAACCAGCTCCAGCTGATCGATTTATATGCCTGTGTAGAATGCGGACGATGCACGAATATGTGTCCGGCTACAGGTACGGGAAAAATGCTTTCTCCGATGGATTTGATTGTGAAGCTGCGTGACCACCTGACAAACCACGGTGCAGCAGTGACATCGAAACAGCCATGGGTGCCGACATTTGCTTTCTCTAACACGAAAGGCAACCAGATTGCCATGGCAGCAGCCGGGCAGGGAGCAGAAGAAGCGGCAGCAGGATTGGCATACAGTGCAAGCATGATCGGGGAAGTCATCACAGAAGAAGAAATCTGGGCATGTACGACTTGCCGCAACTGTGAAGATCAATGTCCGGTCATGAATGAACACGTGGATAAAATCATCGATATGCGCCGCTACCTTGTTTTGACGGAAGGTAAGATGGACGCGGATGCGCAAAGAGCGATGCAAAACATCGAACGCCAAGGAAACCCTTGGGGATTGAACCGGAAAGAGCGCGAGAACTGGCGTGAAGCACGCGAAGATGTCGTCGTTCCAACGGTAAAAGAAATGAAAAAAGCCGATGAAGAATTCGAATATTTATTCTGGGTCGGATCCATGGGGTCTTTTGACAACCGAAGCCAAAAAATCGCTTTATCCTTCGCGAAGCTGATGAACGAAGCAGGCGTGAAGTTCGCGATTTTAGGAAACAAGGAAAAGAACTCAGGAGATACGCCGCGCCGCTTAGGAAACGAGTTTTTGTTCCAGGAGCTTGCACAGGCGAACATTGCGGAATTCGAAAAGAACGAAGTGAAGAAAATCGTCACGATCGACCCGCATGCCTACAATATTTTCAAAAACGAATATCCTGACTTTGGATTGCAGGCGGAAGTATACCATCATACAGAAGTGCTTGCGAAGCTCGTTGAGGAAGGGCGCTTGAAGCCTAAATTTGAAGTGAATGAAACGATCACATTCCATGATTCCTGCTACCTTGGCCGCTACAATGAAGTGTACGATCCTCCTCGAGAAATCTTAAAATCCATTCCGGGCGTCAAGCTCATCGAAATGGAAAGAAACCGCGAGAAGGGAATGTGCTGCGGTGCTGGAGGCGGATTGATGTGGATGGAAGAAGACACTGGCCACCGCGTCAACGTCGCGCGTACGGAGCAGGCGCTTGCTGTGAATCCATCTGTCATCAGTTCTGGATGCCCATACTGCTTGACGATGCTGTCCGATGGAACAAAAGCGAAGGAAGTCGAAGAAAACGTCAGCACTTACGACGTGGCGGAGCTGCTTGAAAAAGCGGTATGCGGATCAATCGGTCCTTCCACGCTTGTATCTTGATGAGCCAAAAGTAAAGTAAAGTGAATACAATAGACGGAATTGATATGAAATAAATAATTTTTCGAATTATTTATAAAATGTTTTTATTCCGGCTATTTTTCTTGTAAAATAAAAACATATGAAGCGTTTTCATGAAGGGGCAATCTTGTCCCTTTCCTTATTGGGAAGCTCCGAGCGAGCGTTCAGTCGAAAAATTGTAAGCGTTTACCCGCTCTTGAAATGAAACGAAAAGGAGAGATTCTTCATGGCAAAAACAGTGATTATCAGTGGTGCCCGTACACCTTTCGGAAAAATGGGAGGGGCGCTCAGTTCCTTGACAGCTTCAGAATTAGGCGGCATTGCGCTCGCTGAAACGTTGAAGCGCGCAGACGTTCAAGCAGAAAAGGTAGAAGAAGTCATCTTGGGATCCGTCCTTCAAGGCGGCCAGGGCCAGATCCCTTCAAGACAGGCTGCACGCCACGCCGGCCTCCCATGGGAAGTGAAAACAGAGACGATCAATAAAGTATGTGCTTCCGGAATGAGAAGCGTGACACTCGCGGACCAAATCATCCGTGCGGGGGACGGCGAGGTCATCCTCGCAGGCGGAATGGAATCCATGTCAAACGCGCCGTATATCCTGCCGAAAGCACGCTGGGGATTCAGGATGGGCGATTCCACGGTCAAAGATTTGATGGTCCACGACGGGCTGACATGCTCTTTCAATGGAGTGCACATGGGAACATACGGAAATTCAACGGCGAGAGAATTCGAGCTTACGAGAGAGCAGCAGGATGAATGGGCATTGAGAAGCCATCAGCGTGCCGTCAAAGCGATGGAAGATGGACTCTTTGCAGAGGAAATCGTGCCTGTATCCATCAAACAGAGAAAAGGCGATCCAATCATCGTAAGCACGGATGAAGCGCCGCGGAAAGATACATCAATCGAGAAGCTGCAAAAGCTGGGTCCGGTCTTTGGCCACGATGGTACGATCACGGCCGGAAATGCACCGGGCGTGAATGACGGTGCAGCTGCGATGCTGTTGATGAGTGAAGAGCGTGCGGAAAAAGAAGGGAAGACCCCGCTAGCTGCAATCATCGGCCATGCTGCCATCGCAGTGGAAGCAAAAGATTTCCCGCAGACGCCAGGGCTCGTAATCAATGAACTGCTCAAAAAGACAGGAAAATCGCTTGAGGAAATCGACTTATTCGAAATCAACGAAGCATTTGCTGCCGTTTCACTGGCAAGCAGCAAAATTGCCGGACTTGATCCGGAAAAAGTGAACGTCAACGGCGGTGCGATCGCACTTGGACATCCAATCGGAGCTTCCGGTGCCCGCATCATCCTGACACTAGCGTATGAACTGAAAAGACGCGGCGGCGGAATCGGGATTGCTGCTATCTGCTCTGGCGGCGGCCAAGGTGATGCCGTAATGATCGAAGTACCGAAAAACTAATTCGTTTTTAAAGAAAGGCTGTTTTCGAAAACTATGTTGTTAAAATCTTAATGCCGATTTTAACGTAAAACTAGCTGTCTAGTGCGTTGAGTTGGAGTATCCAGGCTCTTTTCGAGCTAAATCTTCATCAAAGATTGCATAAGTTATCCTGTTTTAATGCGTAAAGCAACAATACTTTGAGAAAAGAGCCCAAAACAAAGGGGAGGAAACATAGATGAACATTAAAAAAGTGATGATAATTGGAGCAGGCCAAATGGGATCAGGGATTGCACAGGTTTGTGCACAGGCAGGCTTTGAAGTCTATTTGAACGACTTAAAGCCGGAATTTGTGGAGCGTGGCATTGGCGTCATTACGAAGAACCTTACCCGCAATGTAGAGAAAGGCCGCATGACTGAAGATGAGAAGACTTCCGTTTTGGGAAATATCAAGCAATCTACTAATCTTCAAGATGCTCAAAATGTAGACATCGTGATCGAAGCGGCAGTAGAGAACATGGACATCAAAACAAAGATTTTTGCACAGCTCGATGAGATTGCGCCAGAGCATGCGATTTTGGCTTCCAATACATCCTCCTTGCCGATCACAGAGATTGCCGCAGCAACGAAACGCCCGGAAAAAGTCATCGGCATGCATTTCATGAACCCGGTTCCGGTCATGAAGCTGGTGGAAATCATCCGCGGCCTTGCAACGGCAGACGAAGTGTATCAAGCAATCGAAGATATGACGAAATCCTTGAATAAAGTGCCTGTTGAAGTGAATGACTTCCCGGGATTTGTATCCAACAGGATCTTGATGCCAATGATCAACGAAGCCATCTATACCCTTTATGAAGGTGTGGCGACAGTCGAGGCGATCGATGAAGTCATGAAGCTTGGGATGAACCACCCAATGGGTCCGCTCACATTGGCAGACTTTATCGGCCTTGATACATGCCTTTATATCATGGAGACGCTGCACGAAGGATTTGGTGACGACAAATATCGTCCATGCCCGCTTCTCCGCAAGTATGTGAAGGCTGGCTGGCTCGGCAAGAAATCCGGCAGAGGCTTCTATACGTATAGCTGATTAAAGAATCAACACGATCAACGGCGCGGAGGGGAGAAAGATGGAATTACGGTTTACAGAAGAACAGGAAATGATGCGGAAGATGGTCCGCGACTTCGCTGAGGCAGAAATCACTCCATTCATCGAAAGAATGGAAGCAGGGGAGTTTCCGCGTGAAATATTGAAGAAAATGGCTGAACTTGGCCTGATGGGGATTACCACCCCTGAAAAATACGGCGGATCCGAAATGGATTTCACCTCTTATATCATTGCCATCAATGAACTTTCCAAAGTCAGTGCGACAGTAGGGGTCATCCTGTCCGTACATACTTCGGTAGGGACGAACCCGATCCTTTATTTCGGAAATGAAGAGCAGAAGCAAAAGTATGTCACAAAGCTGGCATCAGGGGAATACTTGGGTGCTTTCTGCCTTACAGAACCGAGTGCCGGTTCGGACGCTGGCAGCCTCAAGTCAAAAGCGGTGAAAAAGGATGGACACTATGTCATCAACGGCTCCAAAGTATTCATCACCAATGGCGGGGAAGCGGATGTCTACATCATATTCGCCTCCACAGATCCATCAAAAGGAAGCCGCGGAATCTCAGCGTTCATCGTAGAAAAAGGGACGCCGGGCCTCATCATCGGCAAGGATGAACATAAGATGGGCCTTCATGGATCCCGTACAGTCCAGCTGACGTTTGAAGATATGATGGTGCCGGAAGAAAACATGCTTGGAGAAGAAGGCGACGGTTTTAAAATTGCTTTGGCAAACCTCGATGTCGGCAGGATAGGCATCGCCGCCCAGGCGCTCGGGATTGCAGAGGCAGCTTTAGAAAAAGCAGTCGAGTATGCAAAAGAACGCGTTCAATTCGGCAAGCCGATTGCAGCCCAGCAGGGAATTGGCTTTAAGCTCGCAGATATGGCCACTAATGTAGAAGCAGCAAAGCTTCTTGTGTACCGTGCGGCCAGCCTCAGGGCAGAAGATGAGCCTTGTGGAAAAGAAGCATCCATCGCGAAGCTGTTTGCATCTAAAGCAGCAGTCGAAACGGCAACAGAAGCCATCCAGGTATTTGGAGGCTACGGCTATACAGAAGACTACCCTGTGGAGCGCTATTTCCGTGATGCAAAAATCACGGAAATCTATGAAGGTACAAGTGAGATCCAACATATTGTAATCAGCAAACACCTAATGAAATAGAACATAACGAACGGAGGAAACGAACATGAATTTTAAATTGACAGAAGAACATGAAATGCTAAGAAAAATGGTGCGCGATTTTGCCCTGAATGAAGTGGCGCCTACTGCTGCAGAAAGAGATGAAGAAGAGCGCTTTGACCGCGAAATCTTCGATAAAATGGCGGAGCTTGGATTGACGGGCATTCCTTGGCCGGAAGAGTACGGCGGCATCGGGTTTGACTATTTGGCCTACTGCATCGCTGTTGAGGAGCTTTCCCGCGTCTGTGCATCAACAGGAGTAACGCTTTCCGCTCATACTTCATTGGCTGGATGGCCGATCTACAAGTTCGGTTCAGAAGAGCAGAAGCAAAAGTATTTAAGACCAATGGCGCAAGGAGAGAAAATCGGCGCCTACGGATTGACTGAGCCTGGTTCAGGTTCCGACGCCGGCGGCATGAGGACGACTGCGCGTGAAGACGGCGGCGATTATATTTTGAACGGATCCAAGATCTTCATTACAAACGGCGGCATCGCTGACATCTATGTCGTGTTTGCTTTGACAGACCCGACTCAAAAACAACGCGGAACAACGGCATTCATCATCGAGAAGGACTTCCCTGGATTCTCCGTAGGGAAGAAGGAGAAAAAACTCGGGATCCGTTCATCCCCAACAACTGAGATTATCTTTGAGGACTGCCGTGTACCAAAAGAAAACATCTTGGGTGAAGTTGGCGAAGGCTTCAAGATTGCCATGATGACGCTTGATGGAGGACGAAACGGAATCGCTGCACAGGCAGTTGGGATTGCCCAAGGTGCTCTTGATGCATCTGTCAACTACGCGAAAGAGCGCCAGCAATTCGGCAAGCCGATTGCAGCCAACCAAGGGATTTCCTTCAAACTTGCGGATATGGCAACAGGCATCGAAGCATCCAGATTATTGACGTATCAAGCGGCATGGCTTGAATCCGAAGGCCTTCCATATGGAAAGGAATCTGCAATGTCTAAACTCATGGCAGGCGACACAGCGATGAAAGTGACGACAGAAGCGGTTCAAATCTTCGGAGGCTACGGCTATACAAAAGACTACCCGGTGGAGCGCTACATGAGAGATGCGAAAATCACGCAAATCTATGAAGGAACGCAGGAAATCCAGCGTCTGGTCATCAGCCGCATGCTGACAAAATAATTGAGAATCGACCAATAGAGAAAGAAGGAAGACGAAGAGTGAACATAGCTTCGTCTTCTTCAACAAAGGGGAAAACGAACGAAAGGGGAGGTGGAGGTTTTTGAATAAAAAACGTGAAGTCCATGCATCAG from Falsibacillus pallidus encodes:
- a CDS encoding heterodisulfide reductase-related iron-sulfur binding cluster; protein product: MNGLLWVNLIAFLLVTAYAISLFVYVVKTRIEYIKLGKKAEFDNNVKERMRKIWVNVFGQKKLLKDKKSGAIHVMFFYGFLLVQFGAIDFIWKGINPDSHLPLGPLYAGFTFFQEIVTLVILVAVVWAFYRRYVEKLVRLKRGFKSGLVLIFIGGLMLSVLIGNGMGIIWHGEELSWTEPVASLIAMALGAIGKTASITIFYIAWWIHLTFLLGFLVYVPQSKHAHLIAGPANVYFNRLENAGKLKAIDFEDESQESFGVGKIEDFNQLQLIDLYACVECGRCTNMCPATGTGKMLSPMDLIVKLRDHLTNHGAAVTSKQPWVPTFAFSNTKGNQIAMAAAGQGAEEAAAGLAYSASMIGEVITEEEIWACTTCRNCEDQCPVMNEHVDKIIDMRRYLVLTEGKMDADAQRAMQNIERQGNPWGLNRKERENWREAREDVVVPTVKEMKKADEEFEYLFWVGSMGSFDNRSQKIALSFAKLMNEAGVKFAILGNKEKNSGDTPRRLGNEFLFQELAQANIAEFEKNEVKKIVTIDPHAYNIFKNEYPDFGLQAEVYHHTEVLAKLVEEGRLKPKFEVNETITFHDSCYLGRYNEVYDPPREILKSIPGVKLIEMERNREKGMCCGAGGGLMWMEEDTGHRVNVARTEQALAVNPSVISSGCPYCLTMLSDGTKAKEVEENVSTYDVAELLEKAVCGSIGPSTLVS
- a CDS encoding acetyl-CoA C-acetyltransferase encodes the protein MAKTVIISGARTPFGKMGGALSSLTASELGGIALAETLKRADVQAEKVEEVILGSVLQGGQGQIPSRQAARHAGLPWEVKTETINKVCASGMRSVTLADQIIRAGDGEVILAGGMESMSNAPYILPKARWGFRMGDSTVKDLMVHDGLTCSFNGVHMGTYGNSTAREFELTREQQDEWALRSHQRAVKAMEDGLFAEEIVPVSIKQRKGDPIIVSTDEAPRKDTSIEKLQKLGPVFGHDGTITAGNAPGVNDGAAAMLLMSEERAEKEGKTPLAAIIGHAAIAVEAKDFPQTPGLVINELLKKTGKSLEEIDLFEINEAFAAVSLASSKIAGLDPEKVNVNGGAIALGHPIGASGARIILTLAYELKRRGGGIGIAAICSGGGQGDAVMIEVPKN
- a CDS encoding 3-hydroxybutyryl-CoA dehydrogenase, which translates into the protein MNIKKVMIIGAGQMGSGIAQVCAQAGFEVYLNDLKPEFVERGIGVITKNLTRNVEKGRMTEDEKTSVLGNIKQSTNLQDAQNVDIVIEAAVENMDIKTKIFAQLDEIAPEHAILASNTSSLPITEIAAATKRPEKVIGMHFMNPVPVMKLVEIIRGLATADEVYQAIEDMTKSLNKVPVEVNDFPGFVSNRILMPMINEAIYTLYEGVATVEAIDEVMKLGMNHPMGPLTLADFIGLDTCLYIMETLHEGFGDDKYRPCPLLRKYVKAGWLGKKSGRGFYTYS
- a CDS encoding acyl-CoA dehydrogenase, with the translated sequence MELRFTEEQEMMRKMVRDFAEAEITPFIERMEAGEFPREILKKMAELGLMGITTPEKYGGSEMDFTSYIIAINELSKVSATVGVILSVHTSVGTNPILYFGNEEQKQKYVTKLASGEYLGAFCLTEPSAGSDAGSLKSKAVKKDGHYVINGSKVFITNGGEADVYIIFASTDPSKGSRGISAFIVEKGTPGLIIGKDEHKMGLHGSRTVQLTFEDMMVPEENMLGEEGDGFKIALANLDVGRIGIAAQALGIAEAALEKAVEYAKERVQFGKPIAAQQGIGFKLADMATNVEAAKLLVYRAASLRAEDEPCGKEASIAKLFASKAAVETATEAIQVFGGYGYTEDYPVERYFRDAKITEIYEGTSEIQHIVISKHLMK
- a CDS encoding acyl-CoA dehydrogenase, whose amino-acid sequence is MNFKLTEEHEMLRKMVRDFALNEVAPTAAERDEEERFDREIFDKMAELGLTGIPWPEEYGGIGFDYLAYCIAVEELSRVCASTGVTLSAHTSLAGWPIYKFGSEEQKQKYLRPMAQGEKIGAYGLTEPGSGSDAGGMRTTAREDGGDYILNGSKIFITNGGIADIYVVFALTDPTQKQRGTTAFIIEKDFPGFSVGKKEKKLGIRSSPTTEIIFEDCRVPKENILGEVGEGFKIAMMTLDGGRNGIAAQAVGIAQGALDASVNYAKERQQFGKPIAANQGISFKLADMATGIEASRLLTYQAAWLESEGLPYGKESAMSKLMAGDTAMKVTTEAVQIFGGYGYTKDYPVERYMRDAKITQIYEGTQEIQRLVISRMLTK